In bacterium, the DNA window TCATAACTCTCGACAACAGAGGCGCGGGCAGAACAAAACCTCAAGATATTGAGACAAGCATTCAGTATATTACCGAAGATTGTATCAACCTTATCAGACATATGGGGTTGTCATCCGTCAACCTTCTTGGACATTCAATGGGTGGATTTGTGGCGCTGGATTGTGCCATCCGCTATCCTGAATATGTTTCAAAATTGATTTTGGCAGGAACATCAGCTTTCAATTCCGAGCGGAATAATGCCCTTTTCCTTGATTGGCTTTCTTATCTTGAAAGCGGACTGAGCTCTGAACTGTGGTTCAGAAACATGTTTTACTGGATATTTTCAAGACGTTTTCTTGAAGACAAAGAAGCATTGAATAAGGCTGTTCAATTCGCAATTGAATATCCCTATCCGCAAACTAAAATTGCATTCAAGAATCAGGTCAATGCTATTAAAGAGTTTAACTGCCTGGAAGATTTGTCCGGTATCACATCAAAGACCATGATTATCTGCGGGAAGGAAGACCTGCTGTTTCCTCCTGAAGAAAGCGTCAAGGTGTTGCAGGCGATTCCGGGGGCGATTTTTTCTTTTGTTGAACATGCCGCGCATTCCATACATGTGGAAAATCCGGGGGAATTCATAAATATTGTTCGAAATTTTGTAAACAATTGCTAAAAAAATCCAGCGGACGCTAACGCGCCGCTG includes these proteins:
- a CDS encoding alpha/beta hydrolase encodes the protein MPNTIVNNVDLYYEVHGKGIPLMLIAGLASDSQSWQPIVKGLSRHYCVITLDNRGAGRTKPQDIETSIQYITEDCINLIRHMGLSSVNLLGHSMGGFVALDCAIRYPEYVSKLILAGTSAFNSERNNALFLDWLSYLESGLSSELWFRNMFYWIFSRRFLEDKEALNKAVQFAIEYPYPQTKIAFKNQVNAIKEFNCLEDLSGITSKTMIICGKEDLLFPPEESVKVLQAIPGAIFSFVEHAAHSIHVENPGEFINIVRNFVNNC